The Dendropsophus ebraccatus isolate aDenEbr1 chromosome 10, aDenEbr1.pat, whole genome shotgun sequence genome has a segment encoding these proteins:
- the LOC138766299 gene encoding ficolin-1-B-like, protein MILSPQNILGLLLGTMVICSQSQDTCPGAKDCKELKDQGVTLSGWYTIYPYGMPPLVVLCDMTTDGGGWIVFQKRIDGSVDFYQDWETYKKGFGNKLSEFWLGNENIHRLTYTGNFQLRVDLEDFDYNRTYATYKDFSLNGEGDFYRLKLGNFINGNAGDSLSQHNNDAFSTKDKNNDKGDRDKTSCAEYYRGAWWFRKCYHSHLNGKYLIGQNTDPSSGIIWNSFRGIRYSLKSSEMKFRPVKQ, encoded by the exons ATGATACTGTCACCACAGAACATACTGGGTCTCCTACTGGGCACAATGGTAATCTGCAGCCAGTCACAAGACACCTGTCCAG GTGCAAAGGACTGTAAGGAGCTGAAGGACCAAGGCGTCACCCTCAGTGGCTGGTACACAATATACCCGTATGGCATGCCACCTTTGGTGGTGCTATGTGACATGACTACAGATGGAGGAGGTTGGATA GTGTTTCAGAAACGCATTGATGGATCTGTAGACTTTTACCAAGACTGGGAAACCTACAAGAAAGGATTTGGTAATAAACTCAGTGAGTTCTGGTTGGGTAACGAAAATATTCACCGACTTACCTACACAG GTAACTTTCAGCTCCGTGTGGATTTAGAAGATTTTGACTATAATCGAACCTACGCCACCTATAAAGATTTCAGCTTAAATGGAGAAGGTGACTTCTATAGGTTAAAACTTGGCAATTTCATTAACGGTAACGCAG GTGATTCACTATCACAACACAACAATGATGCCTTCTCCACCAAAGACAAGAACAATGACAAGGGTGACAGGGATAAAACTTCCTGTGCTGAATACTACAGAGGAGCCTGGTGGTTTAGAAAATGCTATCATAGCCACCTGAATGGGAAATACCTGATCGGCCAAAACACAGACCCAAGCAGTGGGATCATCTGGAACAGCTTCAGAGGCATTCGTTACTCCCTTAAATCCTCAGAGATGAAGTTTCGTCCTGTTAAACAATAA